In one window of Bacillota bacterium DNA:
- a CDS encoding nitroreductase family protein, translating into MNKQYCQDIIKNRRSIRKFKSCPVDDEHLEMIIEAARLAPSGTNRQPWRFILMTSEKEKNIIKNAVIQPFVLEAPALFLCCLDRSSFTRDLVEKRMQELIEAQVVSKEAGYYIKQRKMPLSVDDVILPPSAYLDLGIAVENMVLMAASLGLGSCWVRLFDAQQVREALSLPTRIEPVVLLPVGYPAETPPPRPRLKRDELLIKIKAD; encoded by the coding sequence ATGAATAAGCAATATTGCCAGGATATAATTAAAAACCGGCGAAGCATCAGAAAATTTAAATCCTGTCCGGTAGACGATGAACACCTGGAAATGATTATCGAAGCTGCCCGCCTGGCACCTTCAGGGACAAACCGTCAGCCCTGGAGGTTTATCCTGATGACCAGTGAAAAAGAAAAGAATATTATTAAGAATGCTGTAATACAGCCTTTTGTTCTGGAAGCCCCGGCACTCTTTCTCTGCTGCCTGGATCGAAGCTCATTTACCCGTGATTTGGTTGAAAAAAGAATGCAGGAACTTATTGAAGCCCAGGTGGTCAGCAAAGAAGCTGGATATTATATTAAACAAAGGAAGATGCCACTGTCAGTTGATGATGTTATCCTTCCGCCTTCGGCATATTTAGATCTGGGCATTGCCGTGGAAAACATGGTTTTAATGGCTGCCTCCCTGGGTCTGGGGAGCTGCTGGGTACGCCTCTTCGACGCCCAGCAGGTTCGTGAAGCGCTTTCCCTTCCCACCAGGATAGAACCGGTCGTATTACTGCCTGTCGGTTATCCTGCAGAAACTCCACCACCCCGCCCCCGCCTTAAGCGCGATGAGCTACTGATAAAAATAAAAGCTGACTGA
- a CDS encoding patatin-like phospholipase family protein translates to MKIGLALSGGAARGIAHVGVLKYLEERGVKPCCIAGTSAGSLVGAFYCSGISVEGLIDIALSMSWKDLIKISIPRMGLIKSSLLLSEIEEHIGKITFEQLKIPLIVNAVDLLHGKEVIIEKGPVAEAVEASCAIPGIFTPVKWNKYILVDGGLLDNVPAAHMKNRDIDFIIAVNVSAQKPLQKEPGNIFEVLIQSYDIIRRHRDIPGYKNTDVLIEPDLGDISIWDTGKAKILIDRGYEAARKALDEIDLAKRPGRIARWLKKRKDKTRWADE, encoded by the coding sequence ATGAAAATCGGTCTTGCCCTGAGTGGAGGTGCGGCAAGAGGTATTGCTCATGTTGGCGTTTTAAAATATTTAGAAGAACGCGGTGTAAAACCATGTTGCATTGCCGGGACGAGCGCCGGCAGCCTGGTTGGTGCCTTTTACTGCTCGGGAATTTCTGTGGAAGGTTTGATAGACATTGCTTTATCGATGTCCTGGAAAGATTTAATAAAAATATCGATACCACGTATGGGTTTAATAAAATCTTCATTGTTGTTGAGTGAAATTGAAGAACACATTGGTAAAATTACTTTCGAACAATTGAAGATACCACTGATTGTAAATGCAGTTGATCTTCTTCACGGCAAAGAAGTAATAATTGAAAAGGGACCGGTAGCGGAAGCGGTGGAAGCCAGTTGCGCAATACCCGGAATTTTTACTCCCGTTAAATGGAACAAGTATATATTGGTTGATGGAGGGCTTCTGGATAATGTTCCGGCAGCGCACATGAAAAACCGGGATATCGACTTTATAATAGCCGTTAATGTTTCAGCACAGAAACCGTTACAGAAAGAACCAGGAAATATTTTTGAGGTATTGATTCAATCATATGACATAATAAGACGTCACAGGGATATTCCCGGATATAAAAATACTGATGTTCTAATCGAACCGGATCTGGGAGATATTTCAATATGGGATACCGGCAAAGCAAAAATTCTTATCGATCGTGGTTATGAAGCTGCCAGGAAAGCCCTGGATGAGATAGATCTGGCAAAGAGACCCGGGCGTATAGCTAGATGGTTGAAAAAGCGAAAGGATAAAACGAGGTGGGCTGATGAATAA
- a CDS encoding type III pantothenate kinase, translating to MLLAIDVGNTHIMLGVYQEEKILIYWRLATRRESTEDELGMIVKNLLHNSRLSLKDIKAVAISSVVPQLMYSLERMSIKYFEVDPLIIGPGVKTGLNIVTDNPREVGADRIVNAVAALDLYGGPLVIVDFGTATTFCAISGKGDYLGGAIAPGIGISMEALFDRAAKLPRVEVIRPGRVIGRDTITSMQSGIVYGFVGQVDGIVRRMVEEIEGNPLVVATGGFALLIARESETIVKVNPLLTLEGLRIISSRNS from the coding sequence TTGCTACTCGCTATTGATGTGGGAAATACCCATATAATGCTTGGAGTTTATCAGGAAGAGAAGATCCTTATATATTGGCGGTTGGCAACCAGGCGCGAAAGTACGGAAGATGAATTGGGAATGATCGTAAAAAACCTTTTGCACAACAGCCGTTTAAGTTTAAAAGATATCAAAGCTGTTGCAATTTCATCTGTTGTTCCTCAACTTATGTATTCACTGGAAAGAATGTCTATTAAATATTTTGAAGTTGATCCACTAATCATCGGTCCTGGCGTAAAAACCGGTTTGAATATTGTAACGGATAATCCGCGTGAAGTTGGAGCTGACCGGATTGTAAATGCAGTAGCCGCTTTAGATCTTTATGGTGGCCCACTTGTAATTGTTGATTTTGGAACAGCTACTACATTTTGCGCGATATCCGGAAAAGGGGATTACCTGGGCGGTGCAATTGCTCCCGGGATTGGCATTTCGATGGAAGCTCTCTTCGATAGAGCTGCAAAGCTTCCCCGTGTTGAGGTGATCAGACCCGGTAGAGTAATCGGCAGAGATACAATTACCAGTATGCAGTCAGGTATTGTGTATGGCTTTGTTGGTCAGGTAGATGGTATAGTCCGCAGAATGGTCGAAGAAATTGAGGGAAATCCACTGGTAGTGGCTACCGGAGGTTTTGCTTTATTAATTGCGCGTGAATCAGAAACCATTGTTAAGGTTAATCCATTATTGACTCTCGAAGGACTCCGCATCATAAGCAGCAGAAACTCTTAG
- a CDS encoding formate--tetrahydrofolate ligase, translating to MPLDPTKHADWEIAEAAEAHMKQVYQLAEELKLEKEELLPHGHYVAKVDYKKVLERLKDKPDGKYIDVTAITPTPLGEGKSTSTMGLTQGMGKRGKNVIATIRQPSGGPTMNVKGSAAGGGLSQCIPLTPFSLGLTGDINAIMNAHNLAMVALTSRIQHEFNSTDAFLERSGLKRLNIDPRNVEMKWIIDFCAQALRNIIIGLGGRKDGFMMNSNFAIAVSSEVMAILAVAKDLKDMRERMAKIVVAYDKKGNPVTTGDLDVAGAMTAWMVEAINPNLLQTVEGQPVFVHAGPFANIAIGQSSIIADRVALKLGDYVITESGFAADIGFEKFWNLKCRMSGLTPYCAVIVATIRALKCHGGAPIPMPGQPLDPAYSQENVEWVEKGCENLIHHIKTVKKAGINPVVCLNHFYTDTDNEVKAVRRLAEEAGARVAVSKHWQYGGEGALEFADAVIDACNEPNEFKFLYELETPLRQRIELIAKEVYGADGVEYSAEALEKAKRMEADPEIQKMGTCMVKTHLSLTDNPLLKGVPKGWKLFVRDILTYGGAGFVVPVAGAISLMPGTAANPAYRRVDVDVDTGKVQGLF from the coding sequence ATGCCGCTAGATCCAACCAAACATGCTGACTGGGAAATAGCTGAAGCTGCTGAGGCGCACATGAAACAGGTATACCAGTTGGCAGAGGAGTTAAAACTTGAAAAAGAAGAACTCCTTCCTCATGGTCACTATGTGGCCAAAGTAGATTATAAGAAAGTATTGGAAAGATTAAAAGACAAACCAGATGGCAAATATATAGATGTTACAGCCATCACTCCTACTCCCCTTGGTGAAGGAAAATCAACCTCTACAATGGGTTTAACCCAGGGAATGGGTAAGCGGGGTAAAAATGTTATAGCTACTATTCGCCAACCATCCGGCGGACCGACAATGAATGTTAAGGGTTCTGCGGCAGGTGGCGGATTATCCCAGTGTATTCCTCTAACTCCTTTTTCTCTCGGACTAACCGGAGATATTAATGCAATCATGAATGCGCATAACCTGGCCATGGTTGCCTTAACTTCACGTATCCAGCACGAATTTAATTCAACCGATGCTTTTCTGGAACGCAGCGGACTAAAGAGGCTAAACATTGATCCCCGGAATGTTGAAATGAAGTGGATTATTGACTTCTGCGCACAGGCTCTTCGCAATATCATTATCGGCCTGGGTGGAAGAAAAGATGGTTTCATGATGAATTCGAATTTTGCAATCGCTGTTTCGTCTGAAGTTATGGCGATTTTAGCTGTAGCAAAAGACCTTAAGGATATGCGGGAACGCATGGCAAAAATTGTAGTTGCTTATGACAAAAAAGGGAACCCGGTTACTACAGGTGATCTCGATGTAGCCGGTGCAATGACTGCCTGGATGGTTGAAGCAATCAACCCGAACCTATTGCAAACTGTCGAAGGTCAGCCGGTATTTGTTCATGCCGGCCCATTTGCCAATATAGCGATTGGACAATCTTCAATTATTGCCGACCGTGTAGCATTAAAACTCGGTGATTATGTAATTACTGAATCAGGTTTTGCAGCAGATATAGGTTTTGAGAAATTCTGGAATCTTAAGTGCCGTATGTCTGGTTTGACTCCCTACTGCGCTGTGATTGTAGCTACCATTCGTGCTCTTAAATGCCATGGTGGTGCTCCGATACCGATGCCGGGGCAGCCTTTGGATCCTGCATACAGTCAGGAGAATGTTGAATGGGTAGAAAAAGGTTGTGAAAACCTGATTCACCATATCAAAACTGTTAAAAAAGCCGGTATCAACCCGGTTGTGTGCCTGAACCATTTCTACACCGATACAGATAACGAAGTAAAAGCTGTCCGCCGCCTGGCCGAAGAAGCTGGAGCCAGAGTAGCTGTCTCCAAACACTGGCAGTATGGTGGCGAAGGTGCTCTTGAATTTGCAGATGCAGTAATTGATGCCTGCAATGAACCAAATGAATTTAAATTCCTTTATGAACTTGAAACTCCTCTTCGTCAGCGTATTGAGTTGATAGCGAAAGAGGTTTACGGAGCAGATGGTGTTGAGTATTCTGCTGAAGCGCTGGAGAAAGCGAAGCGTATGGAAGCAGATCCAGAGATTCAGAAAATGGGTACCTGTATGGTGAAAACCCATCTCAGTTTGACAGATAATCCCCTGCTTAAGGGTGTTCCCAAGGGATGGAAATTGTTTGTCCGCGACATCCTTACCTACGGTGGAGCAGGATTTGTAGTTCCCGTTGCCGGTGCAATTTCACTTATGCCGGGAACTGCTGCAAATCCTGCTTATCGCAGGGTTGATGTTGATGTTGATACCGGAAAAGTCCAGGGTCTCTTTTAG
- the folE gene encoding GTP cyclohydrolase I FolE, whose protein sequence is MDKEKIIKGVEMILEAVGEDLNREGLRGTPLRVANMYSELFGGLLQDPRKHLQTCFVEDGHDEIVLVKDISFYSMCEHHLLPFYGKAHVAYLPAGGRIVGLSKLVRVIDTLSRRPQLQERLTSNVADIITDELKPKGVVVVVEAEHLCMSIRGVGKPGSVTVTSAVRGLFRRNPSSRIEVFSLIKGDR, encoded by the coding sequence ATGGATAAAGAAAAGATTATTAAAGGTGTGGAAATGATCCTGGAAGCTGTTGGAGAAGACCTAAACCGTGAAGGTTTACGGGGCACACCTTTAAGGGTAGCAAATATGTATTCTGAACTTTTCGGGGGTCTGCTCCAGGATCCCCGGAAACATTTGCAAACATGTTTTGTTGAAGACGGCCACGACGAAATCGTATTGGTCAAAGATATATCATTTTATTCAATGTGTGAACATCATCTTTTGCCTTTCTATGGGAAAGCTCATGTGGCTTACCTGCCGGCAGGGGGCAGGATAGTCGGACTGAGTAAACTTGTGAGAGTCATTGACACTCTGTCTCGCAGGCCGCAGTTACAGGAACGGCTGACCAGCAATGTAGCTGATATTATAACTGACGAATTAAAACCTAAAGGCGTTGTAGTAGTTGTTGAAGCTGAACATCTTTGTATGAGCATCCGAGGAGTCGGAAAACCGGGGTCCGTCACTGTAACCTCTGCTGTAAGAGGCCTGTTTAGAAGAAACCCAAGTTCAAGGATTGAAGTTTTCAGCTTAATTAAGGGAGATCGTTAG
- the folK gene encoding 2-amino-4-hydroxy-6-hydroxymethyldihydropteridine diphosphokinase produces the protein MTKYAYIGLGSNLGDRLNNIRGALDKISKRSDVYISSVSSIYETIPVGGPKQGLFLNGCAMLITTLSPTILLKVLLQIEDKMGRVRKERWGPRIIDIDLLVYEGIEMNTPLVSLPHPRIAERAFVVIPLNDIAPELKIPGLEKSVSSIAKGFNQEKGIKLLIPKGWYTI, from the coding sequence ATGACAAAATATGCATATATAGGCCTCGGATCAAACTTGGGAGATCGTCTTAATAACATTAGGGGAGCTCTTGATAAAATTTCAAAAAGATCTGATGTCTATATTAGCTCAGTTTCCTCAATTTATGAAACAATCCCGGTCGGCGGTCCAAAACAGGGACTTTTTTTAAATGGGTGCGCTATGCTGATTACAACTTTATCGCCTACAATTCTTCTGAAAGTACTTCTTCAGATAGAAGATAAGATGGGGCGCGTAAGAAAGGAAAGATGGGGGCCGCGTATCATAGATATAGATCTGCTGGTTTATGAAGGCATAGAAATGAATACACCGTTAGTTTCCCTGCCTCATCCCCGGATTGCAGAACGGGCTTTTGTTGTTATCCCCCTGAATGATATTGCACCGGAACTCAAAATCCCCGGACTTGAAAAAAGTGTAAGCTCTATAGCCAAAGGTTTTAATCAGGAGAAGGGGATCAAACTCTTAATACCAAAAGGCTGGTATACTATTTAA
- a CDS encoding CPBP family intramembrane glutamic endopeptidase — translation MLLNKLARKNYFVALLILLGITTLAVVTAFTLTALIPDALGRNPYHYEITSVSEFEPWKIEVDGLNINLPSGGIIATVNQTDRKRGVIILGEGIYQQDGEDLADKQVGGIFLTLENSLFEEIRGGNIFIPVENNVLLGEISAIAEKQVGIPPIWDDTIPLSFHSRQNGLVYYYFLTPDGKPILPPEAITTDTGLGGTFIVYSLFIIIMILVITIFSLEHRYSNHWIHLRKTPVSSISIILVPVTAATIFIAEYVDLKLPWGDDYSQGIGYIVIIVFLILMHRIGIIDRLDFGLRRERILHGYFLALISAILIIGAIRSLPEGLSFNGLSAAIRFPLMFLFIGLPREMIWRGYIQTILSRKTGANKGLILTMVIAAVIRLAAVFINTPWMLYYPYIYLDILILAPGIAAILGYVYLRTENIMAPALIYSLIVFLPDYILY, via the coding sequence GTGCTGCTAAACAAATTAGCCCGAAAAAACTATTTTGTAGCGTTATTAATACTGCTTGGCATTACTACTCTGGCAGTAGTAACAGCTTTTACACTGACAGCTTTAATTCCGGATGCCCTTGGTCGTAACCCTTACCATTATGAGATCACCTCAGTAAGTGAATTTGAACCATGGAAAATCGAAGTTGATGGATTAAATATAAACCTCCCGTCTGGAGGGATAATTGCCACAGTAAATCAAACCGATCGCAAAAGGGGCGTAATAATCCTGGGAGAGGGAATATATCAACAGGATGGTGAGGATCTTGCCGACAAACAGGTAGGCGGTATATTTTTAACTCTGGAGAACTCGCTTTTTGAAGAAATCAGGGGTGGCAATATCTTTATTCCTGTAGAGAATAATGTCCTGCTGGGGGAGATTTCCGCTATAGCCGAAAAACAGGTTGGCATACCACCAATATGGGATGATACAATTCCCTTGTCTTTTCATTCAAGACAAAATGGTCTTGTTTACTACTATTTTCTAACACCTGACGGAAAACCGATTCTGCCGCCGGAAGCCATAACAACAGATACAGGGTTAGGCGGAACATTTATAGTCTATTCGCTCTTTATTATTATTATGATCCTGGTCATCACTATTTTTTCACTCGAACATCGTTATTCTAATCACTGGATACACCTGAGAAAAACCCCTGTAAGCTCGATCAGTATAATCCTGGTTCCTGTAACTGCTGCAACAATATTTATAGCAGAGTATGTAGACTTAAAACTACCATGGGGTGATGACTATTCACAAGGTATAGGATATATTGTTATTATAGTTTTTTTAATTTTGATGCACCGGATTGGTATCATTGATCGTCTGGATTTCGGCTTAAGAAGAGAAAGAATACTTCATGGTTATTTTTTAGCCCTGATTTCAGCAATTTTGATAATCGGCGCCATCAGGAGCCTTCCAGAAGGATTAAGCTTTAACGGGTTGTCTGCAGCAATTCGTTTCCCTTTGATGTTTTTATTCATAGGGCTTCCCAGGGAGATGATCTGGAGAGGTTACATACAAACTATTCTCAGCAGAAAAACCGGAGCAAACAAAGGTTTGATACTAACAATGGTTATTGCTGCTGTAATCCGTCTTGCGGCAGTTTTTATCAATACACCATGGATGCTATATTATCCTTATATCTACCTGGATATTTTAATACTGGCTCCAGGTATCGCAGCCATTCTAGGCTATGTTTACCTGAGAACGGAAAACATTATGGCTCCAGCCCTTATTTACAGCCTTATTGTTTTTTTACCAGACTATATCCTTTACTAG
- the folB gene encoding dihydroneopterin aldolase has translation MDRIVIEGFVCYAYHGVLPEETSLGQEFQVSIELGTDLSKHSSDRIDQVPDYRKAVVIIEEVMYGETCQLLETLACRIADRLLKLEGISEATVEVRKPNPPIPGIQGGIGVIITRRK, from the coding sequence TTGGACCGCATCGTTATTGAAGGTTTTGTATGTTATGCTTACCATGGCGTTCTGCCGGAAGAAACTTCCCTCGGCCAGGAATTTCAGGTAAGCATTGAATTAGGAACAGACCTATCAAAACATTCGAGCGATCGAATTGATCAGGTGCCTGATTATCGTAAAGCAGTGGTTATCATCGAAGAGGTAATGTACGGGGAAACATGCCAACTTCTTGAAACGCTAGCCTGCCGGATAGCCGACAGGCTATTAAAGCTGGAAGGGATTTCAGAAGCAACTGTAGAGGTAAGAAAACCAAACCCACCAATTCCCGGAATTCAGGGTGGTATCGGGGTAATTATTACCCGTAGGAAGTGA
- the folP gene encoding dihydropteroate synthase — protein sequence MLKNKKAEQIKLGKQLLPIGKRTLVMGILNVTPDSFSDGGQFSAIDEAIKQAYKMALEGADLIDIGGESTRPGSEQVSAEEELRRIMPVIIALKRDKDFILPISVDTYKAAVAEKALSAGVDMINDVWGLKADSELGKVTAHYDVPICLMHNRNDTNYNDLIFDILTELTDSIEIALEAGVRDENIIIDPGIGFGKDLQQNLEVMHNLGDFCKLGYPLLLGTSRKSMIGKTLNLPVDDRLEGTAATVALGISAGADIVRVHDVKQMRRVAVMADAIIRR from the coding sequence ATGCTAAAGAACAAAAAAGCGGAACAGATAAAACTGGGGAAACAACTATTACCTATTGGAAAACGAACCCTGGTCATGGGCATTTTAAACGTCACTCCGGATTCTTTTTCCGATGGCGGACAATTCAGCGCTATAGATGAAGCAATAAAACAGGCCTACAAGATGGCCCTGGAGGGTGCGGATCTGATCGATATCGGTGGCGAATCAACGCGTCCGGGGTCAGAACAGGTTAGTGCCGAAGAAGAACTTAGAAGAATCATGCCTGTTATAATCGCTTTAAAAAGGGATAAGGATTTTATACTCCCTATTTCAGTTGACACTTACAAAGCTGCCGTAGCTGAAAAGGCATTGTCTGCCGGCGTCGATATGATTAATGACGTTTGGGGACTAAAAGCAGATAGTGAACTCGGCAAGGTAACTGCGCATTATGATGTTCCAATTTGTCTCATGCACAACCGTAATGATACAAATTACAACGATTTGATTTTTGACATACTGACAGAACTTACTGACTCGATTGAAATAGCTTTGGAGGCAGGCGTTAGAGATGAAAATATTATTATTGATCCGGGCATCGGGTTTGGTAAAGATCTGCAGCAAAATCTTGAAGTGATGCACAATTTGGGTGATTTCTGCAAGCTTGGTTATCCATTATTACTCGGGACATCCCGTAAGTCGATGATCGGCAAAACTCTTAATCTTCCTGTTGATGATCGGCTTGAAGGGACAGCAGCAACAGTCGCTCTGGGGATTAGCGCCGGAGCAGATATCGTCAGAGTTCATGATGTAAAGCAAATGCGGAGAGTTGCAGTGATGGCAGATGCGATAATACGGAGGTGA
- a CDS encoding HD domain-containing protein: MERVNHILSNPCYHQYLQKIADAESGRYYCKHPLEHLLTVARLTYLLLIEKGNPFISREIAYAAGLLHDIGRWQEYENGTDHAEYSAELAGQILVQAGFTTSESNIIKHAIARHRSNYYTSPENSLLGKLLNKADKLSRLCFNCSTKIGCNKIDVQPHKEELLY, encoded by the coding sequence ATGGAAAGAGTTAATCATATTTTATCTAATCCCTGTTACCATCAGTACCTTCAAAAAATTGCTGATGCAGAAAGCGGAAGGTACTATTGCAAACACCCACTTGAACACTTGTTAACGGTTGCCAGGTTGACTTACCTATTACTGATAGAAAAGGGCAACCCTTTTATTTCCCGGGAAATAGCATATGCTGCGGGCTTACTGCATGATATTGGTCGGTGGCAGGAATATGAAAACGGCACTGATCATGCTGAATATAGCGCCGAATTGGCTGGTCAGATTTTAGTACAGGCAGGTTTTACTACATCTGAGTCAAATATAATAAAACATGCAATTGCCCGGCACCGTAGTAATTATTATACCTCTCCGGAAAACTCACTGCTGGGTAAATTACTTAATAAAGCAGATAAACTGTCACGCCTCTGCTTTAATTGTTCGACCAAAATTGGATGTAACAAAATAGATGTTCAACCACATAAAGAGGAGCTGTTATATTGA
- a CDS encoding P1 family peptidase, which produces MVTGITDINGLKVGVATDLEAITGLTVILAEDGARTAVEVRGSAPGTRETDLLRPGQLVDEVQAIVLTGGSAFGLDAVSGVVKYLEEKGCGFPVGEIRVPIVPAAVLYDLSIGSSKIRPDAQMGFEACLKASTGRVPEGSVGAGTGSTIGKILGIGQSVKGGQGSTALKSGELVVAALVVVNAFGDVYGAGGKLLAGPRNILSGEISKTTDYLLSNINEIYPGNTTLGVVATNAEFDKPGLLKICELAHDGLARCIWPVHTMWDGDTIFAISKGNVRADINLVGLMAAEAVTKAVERAVFLANPLGGIPSVEELSKGKE; this is translated from the coding sequence ATGGTCACCGGCATCACAGATATAAATGGTCTAAAAGTAGGTGTTGCCACTGATCTTGAAGCAATTACCGGTTTAACGGTTATTTTAGCGGAAGACGGAGCAAGAACTGCTGTTGAAGTACGTGGTTCTGCGCCGGGTACCAGGGAAACTGATTTACTGCGCCCCGGTCAATTGGTTGATGAAGTTCAGGCTATTGTATTAACCGGTGGTAGTGCTTTTGGTCTCGATGCTGTTTCAGGTGTTGTTAAATACCTTGAAGAGAAGGGATGCGGATTTCCGGTAGGTGAAATTAGAGTTCCCATTGTGCCGGCAGCGGTTTTGTATGATTTAAGTATCGGTTCTTCAAAGATCAGGCCGGATGCGCAAATGGGCTTCGAGGCATGTTTAAAGGCTTCAACCGGAAGAGTGCCTGAAGGATCTGTAGGAGCAGGAACTGGCTCAACTATCGGGAAAATTTTAGGCATTGGTCAATCAGTAAAAGGTGGCCAGGGTTCTACGGCACTAAAATCTGGAGAGCTTGTTGTTGCTGCTTTGGTTGTAGTCAATGCATTCGGTGATGTTTACGGTGCCGGAGGCAAACTCCTGGCCGGGCCTAGGAATATTTTATCGGGTGAAATAAGCAAAACTACCGATTACCTTTTGTCAAATATTAACGAGATTTATCCCGGAAACACGACTCTCGGGGTCGTTGCAACAAACGCCGAATTTGACAAACCAGGTTTACTGAAAATCTGCGAACTTGCCCATGACGGGTTGGCTCGTTGTATATGGCCTGTTCATACCATGTGGGATGGAGATACAATATTCGCGATTTCCAAGGGCAATGTCAGGGCAGATATTAACCTGGTTGGGTTGATGGCGGCAGAAGCAGTTACTAAGGCTGTTGAGAGGGCCGTTTTTCTTGCCAATCCGCTTGGAGGTATACCTTCAGTAGAAGAACTTTCTAAAGGTAAAGAATAG